The DNA region CAACAGGACAGCAGCAGGACTACCGTCAAACTCAAGCGTCTCATGATCCCGACTCCAGACAGCGACTATGTCGGGTCAGAATAGATCGGGATACTGTAGGTACGCATGTGCCAAACGCCATGGGGTCATGGGTTACTATTAACCCGGCACGAATGTAGATCGCATTCAGCCGCAGCGCACACTGCGGCTGAATGCGATCTACATTCGTGCCGGGTTAATAATGCGGTCACTAATCAGCAGACACACAGCTTCCCTCTCAGCGTTCGTGGCAAGGCGTCGGCGCGCCGGTGTAGCCACTCTACATCAAGCGCCGAGAACGCAGTCCACGGACGCCGAGAGGCAAGCTGAATGAGGCGATACTTATGCAGGTGTTTGTAAACCCCGGGCTGTTGCCATTCCTCGTCTACCAGCGCACTTCGGAACGCTTCCCAGTCTTCGAACTCGCTGTTGGATGACGGTGTATGCATGGAGATCCGGCACTTCGTGGAGCAGACAGGTCGATTCGCGAACAAATTGTAGCCGGGAATCCAGCAGGCTCGCTTGCCTCAATCAGGTTCGCAGGGCGGTGGCAATGGGCTGCCGTGCTGCACGCACCGCCGGTGCCAGTCCACCCAGAAAGCCGATCACCAGGGCGATGAAGATGCCCTGGACCAGTAGCCCCGGGGTCACGGCAAAGGCGAACACCACCTGGGTAAAGCTGGCGAAGTTGAGCGTGGATACGGTAAAGCCGTTGAAAAGCGCCCAGGCAATAAGTCCGCCGAGCACACCGCCAAGCAAGGCCAGCGCCAGTGCCTCGGTCATGACCGACACCACGATGGGCAGGCGGGAAAAGCCCAGCGCGCGCAGGGTGGCAATCTCGCGGGTGCGATCGGACACGGCCGTGTACATGGTGTTGAGTGCGCCAAACACCGCGCCCAGGGCCATCAGCACGGCAATGCCGTAGCCAATGCCGGAAATGAAGCCCGACAGGATTTGCGACTGTTCGGCGAAGTACTCGGTTTCGCGCTGAACCCTGATCGACATCCTGGGATCGGCGTCCAGCGCGTCATGAAACTGCTGCAGATCATCTCTTGATGCCAGCCGCGCATAGGCGATGTTGTAGCTGTTGCCGCGCTGGTAGGCGCTTTGCAGCATGCCGGCATCGGTCCACAGCTCGGATTCGGCCGCCGACCCGCCGGCGGTGAAGATACCGACCACATCCCAACGTTCCTGGCCAAAGGCCAGCGTCTGGCCGACCACCAGCCCGCTGAACTGGTCGGCCGCGCCACGCCCGGCAATCAGCTCCCGCCGGCCGGACTCGAACATGCGCCCCTCGACCAGCTCGAAGCGCTCGCGAATCCGGCTGGCATTCTCGCCCACGCCCCGGAACGGCACACTGGCCTGGGTGCCGGTGGATTTTTTCTCCAGATCGACCATGACATACAGCTCAGCCGAAACCACCCCGCGGCCTTCATCGCGCAGCAGCCCCGGCGCCTGTTCGATGATGTTGACCTGTTCGCCAGTCAGACTGGAGTCCAGTTCCGAACTGGACCCCGAGCGCATCACGATGACGTTGTCTTCGGACCCAGCAGCCTGCAGGGTGTGTTCGAAACCCTTGGCCATGGACAGTACCGCAACCAGCACGCCGACCACACCGGCCACGCCGATCACGGCCACCAGGGATGATCCCAGTCTCTGCGGAATGCTGCGCAGGTTCATCAATGTGATTTCCACGATCTGTCCCATGCCCTTATCTCCTCGCCAGTGCAGTCACGATGTTCAGGCGCATGGCCCGGATCGCCGGCACAATGCCGGTAATCAATCCCAGCAGCACCGCCAGCCCGGCCGCCGTGACCAACGCACCGGGCGGCAAGGCCAGGCCGGGCAGGAACTGCCCCACTGCCGTTCGTGCCCCACCGAGGAACAACAAGCCCAGTGCCATGCCCAGCCCGGCGCCAAGCAATGCAAGCATCAGACTTTCACCCAGCACCAGGCCGAGCACCTGGCGGTCGGTAAAGCCGACGGTTTTCATCACCGCCAGTTCACCGGTACGCTCGCGCACCGACTGGGCCATGGTGTTGCCGGCCACCAGCAGCAGGGTGAAGAACACGCAGGCCAGAATGGCCTGCACGATCAGGCCGATATTGCCGAACTGCGCGGCAAAGCCGGCCACCCATCCTTCTTCGGTGGAGGTTTTGGTTTCGGTCGGCGAATTGGCAAAGCGTTGATCGATCTGGCGCGCTATTTCCTCGGCGTTGTCAGGGTCTTCGACTCGGGTCACGATCCAGCCGACCATGTCCTGGTAGAACGCGCGCCCCTCGTTAAAGTAATCGAAATGTCCGTAGGCCTGCATTTCGTCGCCACCGCCGCCGGTACCACGGAAGGTAGCGACGATGTCGAACTCCCAGGCATAGGAGCCGTCACGCTGCGGGAATATGGTCGAGCCGATTGGTACGCGCTGGCCCAGTTCCCAGCCGAAGGCATCGAGCATGGCCTCGCCCACCAGCAGACCCATCCTGTTTCGTTGCAAGTCCCGGAACTGGTCGGGGTCGATCTCGAACTCACCATAGATGTCGCTGAACCGGGACAGGTCGGTGGGCATCAGGCCAAACTGGCGGCGCGGGTCCTGGTAGTAGGCGCCAAACCAGCTGAAGTGGGTGGCCGCGGTCACCCCCTCGATGGACTCGACACGGTTGAGGTAACTGAGCGGCAGCGGCTGAATAAACGATACCCGGTGCATGGTGATCAACCGGTCGGCCCCGGCCATCTCCACCCCCATGCTGAACGCCCGGCTCAGGGCCAGCAGCAAGGTCAGCAGAACAAAGGCGACGATGATCGACAGCACCGTCAGGGTGGTGCGCATTTTCTTGCGCCCCAGGTTCTTTCGCATCAAATGCAGGCTGATCATGTCAAGCCGCCTGGGCCAGCCGGCCCTTGTCGAGGTGCACGGTACGCTGTGCGTAGGCCGCCGCGGCCGGATCGTGGGTGACCATGATGATGGTCTTGCCATGCTCTCGATTAAGCACGGTGAGCAGGCCGAGAATTTCCTCGGCCGTGGACCGGTCCAGATCGCCGGTGGGCTCGTCGGCCAGCAGCAGGCCGGGGTCGCTGACGATGGCGCGGGCAATGGCCACGCGCTGCTCCTGGCCACCGGACAGTTCGCGCGGATAGTGACTGGCGCGATCGGCCAGGCCGACGATATCCAACGCGTTGAGTGCG from Wenzhouxiangella sp. AB-CW3 includes:
- a CDS encoding ABC transporter permease, which encodes MGQIVEITLMNLRSIPQRLGSSLVAVIGVAGVVGVLVAVLSMAKGFEHTLQAAGSEDNVIVMRSGSSSELDSSLTGEQVNIIEQAPGLLRDEGRGVVSAELYVMVDLEKKSTGTQASVPFRGVGENASRIRERFELVEGRMFESGRRELIAGRGAADQFSGLVVGQTLAFGQERWDVVGIFTAGGSAAESELWTDAGMLQSAYQRGNSYNIAYARLASRDDLQQFHDALDADPRMSIRVQRETEYFAEQSQILSGFISGIGYGIAVLMALGAVFGALNTMYTAVSDRTREIATLRALGFSRLPIVVSVMTEALALALLGGVLGGLIAWALFNGFTVSTLNFASFTQVVFAFAVTPGLLVQGIFIALVIGFLGGLAPAVRAARQPIATALRT
- a CDS encoding ABC transporter permease; this translates as MISLHLMRKNLGRKKMRTTLTVLSIIVAFVLLTLLLALSRAFSMGVEMAGADRLITMHRVSFIQPLPLSYLNRVESIEGVTAATHFSWFGAYYQDPRRQFGLMPTDLSRFSDIYGEFEIDPDQFRDLQRNRMGLLVGEAMLDAFGWELGQRVPIGSTIFPQRDGSYAWEFDIVATFRGTGGGGDEMQAYGHFDYFNEGRAFYQDMVGWIVTRVEDPDNAEEIARQIDQRFANSPTETKTSTEEGWVAGFAAQFGNIGLIVQAILACVFFTLLLVAGNTMAQSVRERTGELAVMKTVGFTDRQVLGLVLGESLMLALLGAGLGMALGLLFLGGARTAVGQFLPGLALPPGALVTAAGLAVLLGLITGIVPAIRAMRLNIVTALARR